In Deltaproteobacteria bacterium, a genomic segment contains:
- a CDS encoding sigma-54-dependent Fis family transcriptional regulator, producing the protein MAQVLIAENDRVWKDLLSDILSEEHELVFWQQGGNEPGILEEKLFDVAIIDKRLNGSNGSKLLESIKRASPETVVIMTSEGEDAKEVVEAMRKGAFDYVIKPFSPEKIRKSIEQALENRAFRFEIDYLRRNQDVVYDLNNIIAESSAMKQVIHMIERVAETDSTVLMTGETGTGKSFLGGSVHFNSKRAKSPFIKINCANMPDTLLDSEFLGHEKGAFTGATKRRIGRFEQGNGGTVFLDEIGEISTMLQAKLLRVLEEREFERVGGNKTIKVDVRIIAATNKALSEEIQKGLFREDLYYRINVLNIHLPPLRERREDIHLLAEYFLDKHCRNLRKKLSGFTKDVLDIFRNYDWPGNIRQLSNTVERAVLLADDSAVGVQNVALGTFPRPIKSAPEVRSPQPEIIPSEKVRSLVDNERQLILDALEKNLWIQKDAAEDLGISRRVLNYKIRKLGITHPRWRKNI; encoded by the coding sequence ATGGCGCAAGTTCTGATCGCCGAAAACGATCGTGTTTGGAAAGACTTGTTGTCGGACATACTGTCTGAAGAACACGAACTCGTATTCTGGCAGCAAGGCGGGAACGAACCGGGAATTCTGGAAGAAAAGCTGTTCGACGTAGCTATTATCGACAAAAGGCTTAACGGGTCCAATGGCAGCAAGTTGCTTGAATCCATAAAAAGGGCGTCTCCGGAAACGGTCGTGATCATGACCAGCGAGGGAGAAGACGCCAAAGAGGTGGTGGAGGCCATGCGAAAAGGGGCCTTCGACTACGTCATAAAGCCCTTTTCCCCTGAAAAGATTCGCAAGTCGATCGAGCAGGCCCTGGAAAACCGGGCATTCAGGTTCGAGATCGATTACCTGCGTCGCAACCAGGACGTGGTCTACGATTTGAACAACATCATCGCGGAAAGTTCCGCGATGAAACAGGTCATTCATATGATCGAACGAGTGGCCGAAACCGATTCGACGGTTCTGATGACCGGGGAGACCGGCACTGGAAAAAGCTTTTTGGGAGGCTCCGTACACTTCAACAGCAAACGCGCTAAATCACCCTTCATCAAGATCAACTGCGCCAACATGCCGGACACCCTTCTCGATAGCGAATTCTTAGGGCACGAAAAGGGAGCCTTTACCGGGGCCACCAAGAGACGAATCGGACGTTTCGAGCAAGGCAACGGAGGCACCGTTTTTCTGGACGAGATCGGCGAAATAAGCACTATGCTTCAGGCAAAGCTCCTGAGAGTTCTGGAAGAACGTGAGTTCGAGCGGGTGGGCGGAAACAAGACCATCAAGGTGGACGTTCGCATTATTGCCGCAACGAACAAGGCATTATCCGAAGAGATTCAAAAAGGGCTGTTTCGCGAGGATTTGTACTACCGCATCAACGTGCTTAACATCCATTTGCCGCCGCTGAGGGAGCGGCGGGAAGACATCCACCTGCTTGCGGAATACTTTCTGGATAAGCATTGCCGTAATCTGCGAAAGAAGTTGAGCGGATTCACGAAGGATGTTCTGGACATATTTCGAAATTACGATTGGCCCGGGAACATCCGTCAGCTTTCCAATACGGTGGAACGGGCCGTGCTTTTAGCCGACGACTCAGCGGTAGGAGTACAAAACGTGGCTTTGGGCACGTTTCCCAGGCCGATCAAGTCCGCGCCCGAAGTCCGTTCCCCTCAACCCGAAATAATACCCTCCGAAAAGGTGCGATCCTTGGTCGATAATGAGCGTCAGCTTATATTGGACGCCTTGGAGAAAAATCTCTGGATCCAAAAGGACGCGGCAGAGGATTTGGGGATCAGCCGGCGTGTTCTTAACTATAAAATAAGGAAGCTCGGCATCACTCATCCACGCTGGAGAAAGAACATATAG
- a CDS encoding universal stress protein — protein MVCLRRPSGQPNVREPWTGNDLGAGSHQLSSGNHSDPTAERFDDGPTRNRSLGLERLATGRRQSAGEDLMSFILDMREHIEMVVVGVRKTSAVGKAVFGSTVQHLILHSPCPVATVNPGTERD, from the coding sequence ATGGTATGCCTCCGCCGACCATCAGGACAACCGAATGTACGTGAACCGTGGACTGGGAACGATCTTGGCGCCGGTTCGCATCAACTGTCGTCCGGAAATCACTCTGATCCAACTGCAGAAAGGTTCGACGACGGCCCGACCCGGAATCGAAGCCTAGGACTGGAAAGGTTGGCGACGGGGCGCAGGCAAAGCGCGGGAGAGGACTTGATGTCATTTATCCTCGATATGCGCGAGCACATCGAAATGGTTGTGGTCGGCGTTCGCAAGACCAGTGCCGTCGGGAAAGCGGTTTTCGGCAGCACGGTACAACATCTGATCCTGCACTCCCCCTGTCCGGTTGCCACGGTAAACCCGGGAACGGAAAGAGATTAG
- a CDS encoding MBL fold metallo-hydrolase → MIIKGMPVGPIQANCYVLGCEVTRKSAVIDPGDEAGRILGILDQEDLQLEYIINTHGHFDHVGANRAVKDATGAKLVAHQLDTPMLEHLSQAAAAWGMHAENSPKPDIYVEDGDTIMLGRIELKFLHTPGHSPGGISILSDGVVFVGDLLFAGSIGRTDFPGGDYDTLIRSVETKIFSLADNVQVLSGHGPATTVGREKRTNPFFR, encoded by the coding sequence GTGATTATCAAAGGTATGCCCGTGGGGCCTATACAGGCCAATTGCTACGTGCTGGGTTGCGAAGTTACTCGAAAGTCCGCTGTAATCGATCCGGGGGATGAGGCGGGGCGCATCCTTGGCATTTTAGATCAGGAAGATCTCCAGCTCGAGTACATCATCAACACACACGGTCACTTTGATCATGTGGGGGCAAATCGCGCCGTCAAGGATGCTACAGGGGCCAAACTGGTGGCTCATCAACTGGATACGCCCATGCTGGAGCATCTTTCTCAAGCAGCGGCAGCGTGGGGGATGCATGCTGAAAATTCACCCAAGCCGGACATCTACGTTGAGGATGGGGATACGATCATGTTGGGACGGATCGAACTGAAGTTTCTGCACACGCCGGGGCATTCGCCGGGGGGGATCTCAATTCTATCCGACGGGGTCGTATTCGTGGGGGACCTGTTGTTTGCGGGTTCCATCGGGCGCACGGATTTTCCCGGAGGCGACTACGACACGTTGATACGGTCGGTGGAAACCAAAATCTTCTCGCTGGCGGACAACGTCCAAGTCCTCAGCGGGCACGGTCCCGCCACAACGGTGGGTCGCGAGAAACGTACGAATCCGTTTTTCCGATAG
- a CDS encoding HD domain-containing protein, with product MNLEMYVKIQPQLIDLYVEYPIFLFQPASGQYLRFKPRDDQYRKSTIGEIISRNINIYVRLDDQKKCSKLIEAKLKQLLEGKLNTEKAGLVKGYTIQLLDEFFAEMAYKNRAKEDTKNGLMQMQRIAEQYADLCFRDKNILTMLHKYTMKDTTTTSHSVNTMVLTLMFLMKNEKYIRVTDYPSPVREKKEILKSWALGALLHDLGKIHIPDDILKANRRLTPDEFEIMKMHVDFGMNILRTMYANLKDNIIVRKCIQDHHERLDGCGYPQKIKGVSVPGRILGMIDCFEALTTSKRPYREATSAFGALQIIKKETDSGKFDKDVFICLVNIVAEADSEVVQQ from the coding sequence ATGAATCTGGAAATGTATGTAAAGATACAACCCCAGTTAATTGATTTGTATGTTGAGTATCCAATATTTCTATTTCAACCTGCCTCTGGCCAATATTTAAGGTTCAAGCCAAGAGACGATCAATATAGGAAATCTACTATAGGCGAGATCATTTCACGCAACATTAATATTTATGTAAGACTAGATGACCAAAAAAAATGTAGTAAGCTTATTGAGGCTAAACTTAAACAATTATTAGAAGGTAAGCTTAATACTGAAAAAGCAGGACTGGTAAAAGGATATACAATACAATTACTTGATGAGTTTTTTGCCGAAATGGCTTATAAAAACAGAGCTAAAGAAGATACTAAGAACGGTTTGATGCAAATGCAGCGCATTGCCGAGCAATATGCAGATTTATGTTTTAGGGATAAGAATATTCTAACAATGTTACATAAATATACGATGAAGGATACTACTACGACTAGCCATAGCGTAAATACGATGGTGTTGACATTAATGTTTCTTATGAAAAATGAAAAATATATTCGAGTTACGGATTATCCAAGCCCTGTGAGAGAGAAAAAAGAAATACTAAAAAGTTGGGCATTGGGAGCGCTACTTCATGATCTCGGAAAGATCCACATACCGGACGATATTTTGAAAGCGAACAGGCGACTGACTCCGGACGAGTTTGAGATAATGAAGATGCATGTCGATTTCGGAATGAATATCTTGAGAACGATGTACGCGAATCTCAAAGACAACATAATCGTTAGAAAATGTATACAAGATCATCACGAAAGACTAGACGGATGCGGGTATCCCCAAAAGATAAAGGGGGTTAGTGTCCCAGGACGAATCTTAGGTATGATTGACTGCTTTGAAGCGCTGACCACTTCCAAAAGACCGTACCGAGAGGCTACAAGCGCCTTCGGAGCACTTCAGATCATAAAAAAGGAGACAGACTCAGGTAAGTTCGATAAGGATGTATTCATCTGCCTCGTTAACATCGTTGCGGAAGCGGACAGTGAAGTTGTTCAACAATAG
- a CDS encoding TlpA family protein disulfide reductase, which yields MRKESIRKKEKGEYFGWAKNCAVLFLIVAAVMSGSLANAADITGTLNFTLSDVNGKEVTLSDYLGKPIIIVFWATYCPTCKEEIPDLVSFYNKHKSDVVFLSLALDKKPSEKIIEFAER from the coding sequence ATGAGAAAGGAATCAATTCGAAAAAAAGAAAAAGGCGAGTATTTCGGATGGGCCAAAAACTGTGCGGTCCTTTTTCTGATTGTGGCGGCGGTTATGTCGGGTTCCCTCGCCAACGCCGCAGACATCACGGGAACACTGAATTTTACTCTTTCCGATGTGAATGGGAAAGAAGTCACACTTTCGGACTATCTGGGAAAACCGATCATCATCGTTTTTTGGGCCACCTACTGCCCCACGTGCAAAGAGGAGATCCCGGATCTGGTCAGTTTCTACAACAAGCACAAAAGCGACGTCGTCTTCCTGAGTCTGGCCCTGGACAAGAAACCGTCCGAGAAAATCATCGAATTCGCCGAACGATAG